A genome region from Gadus macrocephalus chromosome 15, ASM3116895v1 includes the following:
- the arhgef33 gene encoding rho guanine nucleotide exchange factor 33, producing MEGNMVEYMEETRVEDTEETRVEERVEGRTEEPDYQEEEEEEEDEEEEEEDSRLEIIQLQGLVVQLREGLHCALVELSELRQRTQSQEEGLRADLLDVQQEMSDLKTTVSAFKEELGGAVLQVREVSCSQREVQRKMELLLTHLAPKRKSSKGDLLSGEGHSSLTSQSELNVIQHYFSSLTNHSNRSTQSQSTFTVVYMCITVVYVYYSSICVYYSSLCVYNSSILCIIAGAEAGFQRARRERNGREEAEPLGHDTNSRQRASLELLESERVYVSYLSLLLKANISFNGSEAPGPKDQRVFPSSLRFLIQQHLHLLHTLQERVLKSQWQGIMGDVFMKLTSKESDFLDLYLSYLKELPDCLALVGLLTASAHTAALLECEGDESRPSLQSLLIQPVQRIPQYTLLLQALLRQTEVDHPDYFLLLVSIQQFRSFTAQNQDLLGANRSSMKHMFTECGSLSPLSSSMIDHVTQVKRSKQRLLEQIQSRTRTPYQDYQDDQDWGRDPDRYPRDRCGPLPYFSPDPEPRTAKPTGLRSIPESHGGPCKPRPDPQPGAAGSALAQALGEFLLPGDPPEGGGVCGGDGDSLHDGSLLDRCSSGSSSSSSIDIAFVRCPRTSSAPRRALAANVPTPREAYGGGRPRASPRGCVSPDEAVLRRHSPQRPLQAGQRKSKSLNGLQLDSTVSCVDAGPDHGHRRALERQGSSKGCPTPTRRGPVHLGSSPHSLEPELHISIPQDPAGQAWGEEPRWRGGAEEISHTPLSERGRKQEKGGFRSSFKRLFKKRSAEEKKEKSETSDQDQRPGPLEAVRGTAV from the exons ATGGAGGGGAACATGGTGGAGTACATGGAAGAGACCAGGGTGGAGGATACAGAGGAgaccagggtggaggagagggtggaaggCAGAACAGAAGAACCAG ATtaccaggaggaagaggaggaagaggaggatgaggaggaagaggaggaggactccaGGTTAGAGATCATTCAG CTGCAGGGCCTGGTGGTGCAGCTGCGCGAGGGGCTCCACTGTGCCCTGGTGGAGCTGTCTGAGCTGCGCCAGAGGACccagagccaggaggaggggctgCGGGCGGACCTCCTGGACGTCCAGCAGGAGATGAGTGACCTGAAGACCACCGTGAGCGCCTTCAAG gaGGAGCTAGGTGGCGCTGTGCTCCAGGTGAGGGAAGTCTCCTGCAGTCAGAGGGAGGTGCAGAGGAAGATGGAGCTGCTCCTCACACACCTGGCCCCCAAGAG GAAGAGCTCTAAGGGGGACCTGCTGTCGGGGGAGGGACATAGCAGTTtgaccagccaatcagagctcaACGTCATCCAACACTACTTCTCCAGTTTGACAAATCACAGCAACAGAAGCACTCAGAGTCAGTCCACCT TTACAGTAGTATATATGTGTATTACAGTAGTATATGTGTATTACAgtagtatatgtgtgtattacagtagtttatgtgtgtataacagtagtatattatgtataatagCGGGTGCAGAGGCCGGCTTccagagagcgaggagagagaggaacggcagagaggaggcggagccacTAGGCCACGACACCA ACAGCAGGCAGCGTGCGTCTCTGGAGCTGCTGGAGTCGGAGCGCGTCTACGTCTCGTACCTCAGCCtcctgctgaaggccaacatctccTTCAACGGCTCCGAGGCCCCGGGCCCCAAGGACCAGCG tgtGTTCCCCAGCTCCCTGCGGTTCCTGatccagcagcacctccacctcctccacacgcTCCAGGAGAGGGTGCTGAAGAGCCAGTGGCAAGGCATCATGGGGGACGTGTTCATGAAGCTCACCAGCAAAGAG AGTGACTTCCTGGACCTCTACCTGTCCTACCTGAAGGAGCTCCCGGACTGCCTGGCGCTGGTCGGCCTGCTGACCGCCAGCGCTCACACCGCCGCGCTGCTGGAG tgtgAGGGAGACGAGTCGCGGCCATCACTCCAGTCGCTGCTGATCCAACCGGTGCAGAGGATTCCCCAATACACCCTGCTACTacag gcTCTGCTGAGGCAGACGGAGGTGGACCACCCAGACTACTTCCTGCTCCTCGTCTCCATCCAGCAGTTCAGGTCCTTCACCGCCCAGAACCAGGACCTGCTGGGGGCCAACAG GTCCTCCATGAAGCATATGTTCACTGAGTGTGGCTCCCTGAGTCCCCTGAGCAGCTCAATGAT AGACCATGTGACCCAGGTGAAGCGCAGTAAGCAGAGGCTCCTGGAGCAGATCCAGTCCCGGACCAGGACCCCCTACCAGGACTACCAGGACGACCAGGACTGGGGCCGGGACCCGGACCGGTACCCCCGGGACCGCTGCGGCCCCCTGCCCTACTTCAGCCCGGACCCGGAACCCCGGACCGCCAAGCCCACAG GGTTACGCAGCATCCCGGAGAGCCACGGCGGGCCATGTAAGCCCCGCCCGGACCCCCAACCGGGGGCGGCGGGCTCTGCGCTGGCCCAGGCCCTGGGGGAGTTCCTTCTGCCCGGGGACCCCCccgaggggggcggggtctgcGGGGGGGACGGCGACTCGCTGCACGACGGCTCGCTGTTGGACCGCtgctcctccggctcctcctcctcctcctccatcgacATCGCCTTCGTCAGGTGTCCCCGCACCTCCTCGGCCCCCCGCCGGGCGCTGGCGGCCAACGTGCCCACGCCCCGCGAGGCCTACGGGGGGGGCCGCCCCAGGGCCTCTCCCCGGGGCTGCGTGTCCCCAGACGAGGCCGTCCTGAGGCGGCACAGCCcccagcgccccctgcaggccggcCAGAGGAAGAGCAAG TCTCTGAACGGCCTGCAGCTGGACAGCACGGTGAGCTGTGTGGACGCCGGTCCCGACCACGGCCACCGGAGGGCGCTGGAGAGACAGGGCAGCAGCAAGGGGTGTCCCACCCCAACACGCAGGGGCCCGGTCCACCTGGGGAGCAGCCCCCACTCCCTGGAGCCCGAACTACACATCAGCATCCCCCAG gaCCCCGCGGGCCAGGCGTGGGGGGAGGAGCCCCGGTGGAGAGGCGGGGCTGAGGAGATAAGCCACACCCCTCTGAGTGAGCGGGGAAGGAAGCAGGAGAAAGGAGGCTTCAGAAGCTCCTTCAAGAGGCTCTTCAAGAAGAG aaGTGCGGAGGAAAAGAAGGAGAAGAGTGAAACCAGCGATCAGGACCAGAGACCGGGACCCCTGGAGGCGGTCCGGGGTACTGCAgtgtga